One segment of Urocitellus parryii isolate mUroPar1 chromosome 5, mUroPar1.hap1, whole genome shotgun sequence DNA contains the following:
- the LOC113176861 gene encoding sperm flagellar protein 1-like, which produces MPGSDRRSPAALGPLPDALRGLCAWLDQLPLSRPKRHLTRDFSDGVLVAEIVKHFHPRLVDLHSYIPACNTDQKLSNWSLLNRKVFRKLCFCVSEEDIRKVVANVPGAIEPILCALREKVEANPAQAGSPGTALHVCKLNLQDPGFSSMDAVHSQAGLLSPPAPTSMKTLQKQRALEKKGSCACECQDPAEGAWEHLAKVQQLLEDKEQALAILQETVQILQMKVIKLEHLVQLKDLRIAELTRLGTEECCVPPGAPS; this is translated from the exons ATGCCGGGCTCCGACAGGCGGTCTCCTGCGGCGCTAGGGCCGCTGCCGGACGCCCTCCgtggcctctgtgcctggctcgaCCAACTCCCGCTCAGCCGCCCCAAGCGCCACCTGACCCGGGACTTCAGCGACGGCG TGCTGGTGGCCGAGATCGTGAAGCATTTTCACCCGCGCCTGGTGGACCTGCACAGCTACATCCCTGCCTGCAACACTGACCAGAAGCTAAGCAACTGGAGCCTTCTCAACAG GAAAGTCTTTCGCAAGCTGTGCTTCTGTGTCTCTGAGGAGGACATCCGAAAGGTGGTAGCCAATGTACCTGGGGCAATCGAGCCCATCCTGTGTGCACTGAGGGAGAAAGTGGAAGCCAACCCTGCTCAGGCAGGCTCACCTGGCACAGCTCTTCATgtctgcaaattg AATCTGCAGGATCCAGGATTCTCCAGCATGGATGCTGTCCATTCACAGGCAG GCCTGCTAAGCCCCCCAGCTCCCACCAGTATGAAGACCCTTCAGAAGCAGAGGGCCTTGGAGAAGAAGGGCAGCTGTGCTTGTGAATG TCAGGACCCAGCTGAAGGGGCTTGGGAGCACCTGGCCAAGGTTCAGCAGTTGCTGGAGGACAAGGAGCAGGCATTGGCCATTCTGCAAGAGACAGTCCAG ATTTTGCAGATGAAGGTGATAAAGCTGGAGCACCTGGTGCAGCTGAAGGACCTGCGGATCGCAGAGCTGACGCGACTGGGGACTGAGGAGTGCTGTGTGCCCCCGGGAGCCCCATCCTGA
- the Adam8 gene encoding disintegrin and metalloproteinase domain-containing protein 8, which produces MGGLGLWLLCALWLQAIALSPSLPPVEQYEVVWPKRLPGPRTRRALPSHRGLYPESVSYVLGAGGHTFTLHLRINRDLLGVGYTETYSAANGSEVTEQWHGQDHCLYQGHVEGHQSSAASLSICDGLRGFFRVGSAIHVIEPLDGGGEEGQHAVYQARHLQQKAGTCGVSDASLDNLLGPRVSAAFRPQPRNWPLSRDTRYVELYVVTDSKEFQQLGSREAVRRRVLEVVNHVDKFYQELNFRVVLVGLEIWSRDKVPISPHANITLENFLSWRAQDLMRRHPHDNVQLITGVDFTGTTVGLAQVSALCSRASGAVNQDHSQNPIGVASTMAHELGHNLGMNHDENVQGCYCPVPREGGGCIMAASIGSKFPRTFSRCSRTDLEMFLEKPQTGCLANAPDPDRLVGGPVCGNMFVERGEQCDCGTPQDCQNRCCNATTCQLAEGAKCAHGTCCHECRVKPAGEPCRPQRDQCDLEEFCDGQSPACPEDVFQENGTPCPGGYCFNGQCPTLAQRCQELWGPGAQVAADTCFSFSISPGCRDRITPSMGRADRCGVLYCAGGRQPPERSSCTLSSYSGNCQALRMDSEASAYEPVPQGTRCDKGKICWEGRCQDLQVYRSKNCSTQCHNHGVCNHKRECHCHVGWAPPHCAELLTDMQAAPGSLLVSVLVPLVLLMAMLATLAGVIIHRKVWSRVPRRSVAPKTTMGLSNPLFQEAGSSGPTKGRPPGPPKLVSTTHPSQPVRATVAPKRLPPAPPVMSSPPFPVPIYPQKAPDQLRPAPPTKPLPKLKPKQPVKPTSAPPLPPVKPSAGETTPGMTQGVKGPKVALKPAVRR; this is translated from the exons GGCCTGTACCCTGAGAGTGTGAGCTATGTCCTTGGGGCCGGAGGACACACCTTCACCCTGCACCTGCGGATAAACAG GGACCTGCTGGGCGTGGGCTACACAGAGACTTATTCAGCTGCCAATGGCTCTGAGGTGACAGAGCAGTGGCATGGGCAG GACCACTGCCTCTACCAGGGTCACGTGGAGGGTCACCAGAGCTCTGCTGCTAGCCTCAGTATATGTGATGGCCTCAG GGGCTTCTTCCGGGTGGGCTCTGCCATCCATGTGATCGAGCCTCTAGATGGAGGTGGTGAGGAGGGGCAGCATGCAGTGTACCAGGCCAGGCACCTGCAGCAGAAGGCTGGGACTTGTGGGGTCAGCGATGCCAGCCTGGACAACCTTCTGGGGCCTCGGGTCTCAGCAGCCTTCAGGCCTCAGCCCCGG AACTGGCCCCTGTCCCGAGATACCCGCTATGTGGAGCTGTATGTGGTCACAGACAGCAAGGAG ttccagcagctggggagcagAGAGGCCGTGCGCAGGCGTGTGCTGGAGGTGGTGAACCATGTGGACAAG TTCTATCAGGAGCTCAATTTCCGTGTGGTATTGGTGGGCCTGGAGATCTGGAGCAGGGACAAGGTCCCCATCAGCCCCCATGCCAACATCACCCTGGAGAACTTCCTTTCCTGGCGGGCACAGGACCTGATGAGGAGACACCCCCATGACAATGTGCAGCTCATCAC GGGGGTCGACTTTACCGGGACCACCGTGGGACTGGCTCAGGTGTCTGCCCTGTGCTCTCGGGCCTCAGGGGCTGTGAATCAG GACCACAGCCAGAACCCTATTGGCGTGGCATCCACCATGGCCCATGAACTGGGCCACAACCTGGGCATGAACCATGACGAGAATGTCCAGGGATGCTACTGCCCCGTGCCGCGGGAGGGTGGTGGCTGCATCATGGCGGCCAGCATTGG CTCCAAGTTCCCCAGGACGTTCAGCAGGTGCAGCAGGACTGACCTAGAGATGTTTCTGGAGAAACCCCAGACGGGCTGCCTGGCCAATGCCCCTGACCCTGACCGGCTGGTGGGAGGCCCTGTGTGTGGGAACATGTTTGTGGAGCGTGGGGAGCAGTGTGACTGTGGCACTCCCCAG GACTGTCAGAACCGCTGCTGCAATGCCACAACATGCCAGCTGGCTGAGGGGGCCAAGTGTGCCCATGGCACCTGCTGCCATGAGTGCAGG GTGAAGCCAGCTGGTGAGCCATGCCGCCCCCAGAGGGACCAGTGTGACCTGGAGGAGTTCTGCGATGGCCAGAGTCCAGCGTGCCCAGAGGATGTCTTCCAGGAGAACGGCACACCCTGTCCTGGGGGCTACTGCTTTAATGGGCAGTGCCCCACACTGGCCCAGCGGTGCCAGGAACTGTGGGGTCCAG GTGCACAGGTTGCTGCAGACACCTGCTTCTCCTTCAGCATCTCTCCAGGCTGCAGAGACAGGATCACCCCCAGCATGGGCAG GGCCGACAGATGTGGGGTCCTGTACTGTGCAGGGGGCCGGCAGCCCCCAGAGCGCAGCTCCTGTACACTCAGTTCCTACTCGGGCAATTGCCAAGCTCTGCGCATGGACAGCGAGGCCTCTGCCTATGAGCCTGTGCCCCAGGGCACCAGGTGTGATAAGGGGAAG ATTTGCTGGGAAGGGCGCTGCCAAGACCTCCAGGTCTACAGATCCAAGAACTGCTCCACCCAGTGCCACAACCATGGG GTGTGCAACCACAAGAGGGAATGTCACTGCCACGTGGGCTGGGCACCGCCCCACTGTGCGGAGCTACTGACAGACATGCAGGCAG CACCTGGGAGTCTCCTGGTCAGCGTGCTGGTGCCCCTAGTGCTCCTGATGGCCATGCTGGCCACCCTGGCAGGCGTCATCATACACCGCAAGGTCTGGAGCCGTGTCCCCAGGAG gaGTGTAGCACCCAAGACCACCATGGGGCTCTCCAACCCCCTGTTCCAGGAGGCAGGCAGCAGTGGGCCAACCAAGGGCAGGCCTCCAGGGCCCCCAAAGCTGGTGTCTACCACGCACCCCAGCCAGCCCGTCAGAGCCACTGTGGCCCCAAAGAGGCTGCCCCCTGCA CCTCCAGTCATGTCCAGTCCACCCTTCCCAGTCCCTATCTACCCACAGAAGGCACCAGACCAG CTCAGACCTGCTCCACCCACCAAGCCCCTCCCAAAGCTGAAGCCCAAGCAG cctgtCAAGCCAACCTCTGCACCCCCGTTGCCACCTGTCAAGCCCAGTGCTGGAGAGACCACACCTGGAATGACTCAG GGGGTCAAAGGCCCCAAAGTCGCGCTGAAGCCCGCCGTCCGAAGGTGA